GTTGACGTAGGTGAAGCGCCAGTCCCGGTCGAAGGAGAGGAAGGCCTCGGAGATGCTCTCCAGGATGGAGGTGACCTGCTGCTTCTCGTGCTCGGCGGCCGCCTCGACGGCCCGGCGCAGGTGCTCCTCACTCACTCGCGGTGCCTCGGTGCGGTGGGCGCCCTGACGGTTCTTGGGGGAGTACTCGCTCAAGAAGGAGACGGCGTGCGCCATGGCGGCCTGGAGCCCGTTGCGAATGAGCTGGATGTCCTCGGGGGTGGGCCGCTGGCCGGGCGGAAGGGACACCCAGAGGCCCGCGAGGAGTCGTTCGAGGAGCACGAGCTCGGTCCTCACGTCTTCCAGGGTGTAGCCCAGTTGGAGGCGCAGCCGGAGGTGGGTCTCTTCCAGACGCCGCCGGGTGTAGTCGGGGTCCCCTCGCTGACCGCGGGAGAGGGCGCACAGGGTGTCGAGGTACTCGGGGAGGTTGTCGATGACGTCCTGGGGGCACACCTCCCGGGCGGACGGGAGCCGGCTGGCCTCCTCGAGGTAATGCTGGAGCAGGGACTCTCGATTCCGCTCGATGAGGTCGGCGATGGATGGCATGGGCCGAGGGTTGACCTCTCCAGTCGGTTGGCGTTCACCGGTCCCAGGCTCGTCTGGCATGAAATCTTCCAGCCGCGTTGTTCGCCTGACAGAGAAGTGCACGAGGCTCATGTGCCTCCCGCGGACCCGCGTTGGCCCGGCGACTCGTGCTCCTGGATGCGTGTGTCACGGGTGTTCCCCCGAGGACAGCGTACAGCGGACAGCGGACGGCGCCCAGCCATCAACGCCGCGGAAGTTGTCGGTGACAGGGAGGGAGGGGGACTAGAGTGAAGCCATGGACGAGCGGGTCCTCGCCAAGGTGCTCATCGTTGGCAACATCGGGAGCGGCAAGAGCACGTTTGCCCATGCGCTGGGGACGGCCCTGGGCTGGCGCCGGTATGGAATCGACGAGGCGCGCCAGGCCCATGGCGATGGCTCGCCCGCGGGAGAGGCCCGGGCCTGGGCGGCGTTCCTCGAGCGCGCGGAGTCCGACTCCTCCATTCTCCTCGAGTGCACGGGCGCCGGGCCCTTCATGGACCTCCTCCGGCTCGCGCTCCGTCGAAGCGGACACGCCTGGACGCTCCTCTGGGTGGATACACCCCCGGAGGAGTGCCTCCGCCGGGTGGAGCGTCGCGGTCTGGCCATTCCCTACCCAGACTTCGGCGTCCCCATCTCGCAAGTGATTCCCGGGGTCGCTCGCAACCTCGCGCGGGCATTGGAGGAGTCCTGGCCCCGGCCGCTGCATCGCGTGGAGGGACTGGGTCCGGTGGAGCAGGAGGTGGCGCGCGCGGTTCAGGTTCTGTCGGGCTGGCTGACTCGAGACGGGCGGCCATGAGCGATGGCCCCCTGCACCACCTGGCCCAGCGGATTCGCGCGTGGGCGGAGCGGGCTCCGGCCGTCCGCGCGCTCTTCTGGTACGGAGGCTATGGCTACGGCCAACTCCTTCCCGGCAGTGATCTCGACATGGCCGTGCTCCTCTCCCCGGGAGCGGATGCCGCCCGGGTCTCCAATGCACTGGTGGATGCGCTGAGCACCCAGGGCGACCCGGTGGAACTCGTCGTCTTCACTCCGGAGGAGCAACGCCTCACCGCCTGGATGAGCGAGGCGCTGACGAAGCTGGACCTCGTCTTCGGGCGGACGGCCGGGGAGCTGGCCTGGCTCGCCGATGCGGGGGATGTCCCTCCGCCCCGGCTGACGTCCGCCTGGCCCGTCCAGGACCCCGAGGTGCTGGACCTGCTCCACCGTGCATCACGGCCCATCGCCGAGTCCGATGCGGAGCTTCGCCGGGAACGAAGTGAACGGGAGATCGACAAGTTCCTCATCGCGTTCGAGGCCTGCTCGGCGGCTCATGCGAAGGGCGACGCCTACGCCTTCTATTTCCAATACAACCTCGCGCTCGGCCGGCTCGCGCGCCTCGTTCAGCTCACGCGCGTGGGACACCGGTACCTGTACCTCCCGCGCAACCTCCTCACGGGCGCGTTGGAGGCGGATGAGAGGGCGTCGTTCCGTCTCCTCTCGGGGACGCTCCAGCTGTCCGAGGCCCATGACCGCGAACGCGCGCTCGCCAAGGCATTCCTCGAGACCCTGGAAGAGGTGCGAGCGGTGCTCGGGGCACGCCGGGAGTCCGCGGGGCTGGCGAGGTTCCTGGAGCGCATCTTGCGCCGGGACCAGCCGCCCGGTGAGGGGCACCCATGAGCCCGCCGCACGGATGGCAGCAGGTGCCTTTCGACGAGGTCGTCGGGGCCTGGTTGTCGGCGGGCGGGGTGGAGGAGGGCGACAAGAAGGCGCGGACGTTCACGGTGCCCGCCACGCCGCGTGAGCGCTATCAGCGGCTCGTCGACCACGGGTATCTCTTCCTCCGGTTCATTCCACGCCGAGCGGGTGCGTGACCTGGCTGGACACTCCGAGCTGCTGTCCCTGCTCGATGGCCGGGTGGTGCTCTTCGGGCATCAGGCCACCGGACCGCTGACCCTCCTGGATGGAAACCACCGGATGTTGGCGCTGGCGCATCGGCTGGCAACCGGGAGCGGACCCCTGGCTCCGTTCCGCGCGTTCGTCGGGCTCTCACAGGGACCCTGCCGGTGGCACGGCGACCCCGTGGAGTGGATCGAGCGTCCCGGCCGCGAGCCCGGGGAGCGACGCTTCATCCTGAAAGTGTGGTGAAGCCATGTTCACGGTCGTCTTCATCGTCCGGGACGAAGAGCGGCACCTCCCGAAGGCCCTCGCGAGCCTGGGGTGCATCCCCGAGCTGGTTGTCTGTGACACGGGGAGCCGCGATGCCACCCAGGAGGTGGCCAGGGCCGCGGGTGCTCGTGTGGTGCACCATGCCTGGCGCGACGACTTCTCGGCGGCCCGTGCCTTCGCGGAGAGCCATGCGGGGCATGAATGGATCGTCCGCTTCGACGCGGACGAGCGCTTCGGCTCCACCCTCACACCGGGTCTCTCGTTGTACGAGTGGCTCGTGCCACACCTGAGGCGGGCCGGGGAGAAGGGGGCGGGACAGGTGTTCGTGCGCCGCCGGTATGCGCCTGGCAACGAGCACTGGTTCCCCCGCGTCCACCGCCGCGGGCGGTACCGGTGGCGCCATCCGGTCCACGAGCTCCTCCAGCCCGTGGAGGGCGTCTGGCCGCCTTCCATCGCCGCCGAGGGGGCCCTCATCCTTCACGAGCGGAGTGCTCGCCCGCGCCCCTACCGGCGCATCCTGGAAGCCGCCGTCACGGCCGAGCCCGCGGACCCCCACCTGCTCTTCCACCTCGGACAGACCTGTTTCGAGGAGCAGGACTTCTCCGCCGCGGAGTCCTGGCTCCACGCGTATCTCGGAGGCCCACCGGGTTATCGCTTTCACCGGAGCGAGGCCTGGATGCTGTGGGGGCGGTGCCGCGCCGCGCGGGGTGATTCCGCCGAGGCCTTCCGTGCCTTCGAGGAGTCGGCGCGCCAGGGCCCTCGCGCCGAGCCCCTCTGGTATGCGGCGCGCCTCGCGCTCGAGCGCGGGGAGTGGGCCCGGGCGCGCGCCTGCGTGGAGCGCGGCAGGGTCCTGGCTCCGCCTCGCGAGCGCCAACCCTTCGGGATGGACGACGTCCCCTATCTGCTCGATCTGCGGCTGTACCAGGCCGAGGCCTGGGAAGCACTGGCCCGGGAGCTCGCCTCACGAGGAGGCTGGGAATGAGACCGACGCTCGGCCTCTACGGCATCCAGGACAGACAGGACCACGCGCGTCCGATGGAGACGCACGACCATGGCCTCTGCCTCACCGCTTCCGGCGAGGTGCTCTGGGCCCTGGAGCTGGAGCGGCATACACGCCGCAAGCACGGCCAGGAGGGCCACGACGGGGCAATGAATCCCTTGCCTGCTCGGTTTCTCCTTTTCGAAGAAGCCCGGAGTCGGAGCACAATGCCATCGCGAGCCGCCGAGGGCCTCCCCCCCTCTCGATGGCTCTCCTACGCCATGGCGCTGCCCTCATCTGCCGAGACAATCCAGGACCTTCCCAACCCACCCGGAGGAGTGGCCTCCGCGGGCTCCGAGAAAACCTCGGGGCTCCTGCGCTGGCTGGACCTCTTCCTCTCGGAGCCCCTGCGCAACGCACCTCCCGCGGACCTCGTTCGCCACCGGGTGCTCGTGGGCACCGCGTTCTTCATGCTCGCGCTCGCCATGCTGTACGTGGTGAGCACGTTGTTCACCCCGTACGCCCCCGCCCCGGGCATCGCGGGGCTGTTGTACGTGGCCACCCTGGTGGCGGCGCGGAAGTCCTCCCGGATCGAGGTTCCGGCGGTGATCCTGCTGGCGACCCTCACGGTTGGCTTCGTGGGAGGCGTCTTCTCGAACAGGGCCAACTTCGAGGGTGGCGTGCACGCCACGAACCTGCTGCTCCCCGCCTTCGCCGTGTACCTGCTGGGTCCGCGCCGGGCGCTGCTCTACACCCTCTTCATCGCCGTGCTCATGGACGGGGTCCATCCCCTCTACGTCACGCACCAGGTGGACATCTCCGCCCAGTCCTTCTCCCTGTCACGGTTCTGGGTCCGGCACCTCTTCTCGGGCGTCGCGTTCCTGGGCATCTGGGGAATCGGTGCGTTGCATAGCACCGCGCGGGATGCGGCCCACCAGTCGCTCGAGCGGGCCTTGAAGAAGCTCCAGGACAGCGAGAGCAAGTTGAGCAGCATCATCGAGAGCACCGACGACATCGTGAGCTCCACGGACACCGAGGGGCGCCTGCTCGTCGCCAACTCGGCGATGAAGCTCTTCTTCCAGAAGCTCCTCGGCGCGCAGCCCGAGCTGGAGCAGAAGCTCTTCCGTTACATGAATCCCGAGAGGGGCCAGCTCTGGAAGGACCGCTTCGCCCAGGTGCTTCAAGGCCAACGCCTGCGCCTCGAGGAGACGTACGTGGTCGGG
This is a stretch of genomic DNA from Archangium violaceum. It encodes these proteins:
- a CDS encoding nucleotidyltransferase domain-containing protein, which produces MSDGPLHHLAQRIRAWAERAPAVRALFWYGGYGYGQLLPGSDLDMAVLLSPGADAARVSNALVDALSTQGDPVELVVFTPEEQRLTAWMSEALTKLDLVFGRTAGELAWLADAGDVPPPRLTSAWPVQDPEVLDLLHRASRPIAESDAELRRERSEREIDKFLIAFEACSAAHAKGDAYAFYFQYNLALGRLARLVQLTRVGHRYLYLPRNLLTGALEADERASFRLLSGTLQLSEAHDRERALAKAFLETLEEVRAVLGARRESAGLARFLERILRRDQPPGEGHP
- a CDS encoding AAA family ATPase encodes the protein MDERVLAKVLIVGNIGSGKSTFAHALGTALGWRRYGIDEARQAHGDGSPAGEARAWAAFLERAESDSSILLECTGAGPFMDLLRLALRRSGHAWTLLWVDTPPEECLRRVERRGLAIPYPDFGVPISQVIPGVARNLARALEESWPRPLHRVEGLGPVEQEVARAVQVLSGWLTRDGRP
- a CDS encoding glycosyltransferase gives rise to the protein MFTVVFIVRDEERHLPKALASLGCIPELVVCDTGSRDATQEVARAAGARVVHHAWRDDFSAARAFAESHAGHEWIVRFDADERFGSTLTPGLSLYEWLVPHLRRAGEKGAGQVFVRRRYAPGNEHWFPRVHRRGRYRWRHPVHELLQPVEGVWPPSIAAEGALILHERSARPRPYRRILEAAVTAEPADPHLLFHLGQTCFEEQDFSAAESWLHAYLGGPPGYRFHRSEAWMLWGRCRAARGDSAEAFRAFEESARQGPRAEPLWYAARLALERGEWARARACVERGRVLAPPRERQPFGMDDVPYLLDLRLYQAEAWEALARELASRGGWE
- a CDS encoding ATP-binding protein — its product is MRPTLGLYGIQDRQDHARPMETHDHGLCLTASGEVLWALELERHTRRKHGQEGHDGAMNPLPARFLLFEEARSRSTMPSRAAEGLPPSRWLSYAMALPSSAETIQDLPNPPGGVASAGSEKTSGLLRWLDLFLSEPLRNAPPADLVRHRVLVGTAFFMLALAMLYVVSTLFTPYAPAPGIAGLLYVATLVAARKSSRIEVPAVILLATLTVGFVGGVFSNRANFEGGVHATNLLLPAFAVYLLGPRRALLYTLFIAVLMDGVHPLYVTHQVDISAQSFSLSRFWVRHLFSGVAFLGIWGIGALHSTARDAAHQSLERALKKLQDSESKLSSIIESTDDIVSSTDTEGRLLVANSAMKLFFQKLLGAQPELEQKLFRYMNPERGQLWKDRFAQVLQGQRLRLEETYVVGDTRMVVDVSLHPILVAGGQVGGVTVFGRDVTSRKQAETRLGELHRTLVDVSRQTGMAEIATGVLHNVGNTLNSVNISTTLVTEQLRRSRVTGLTRATALLNEHRADLATFITRDPQGQQLPPYLIAVSGQLAEERDAMLKEMQSLTQSVEHIKSIVSMQQKHARTAGAVEQVAVPQLIDEALRLHAISFERLAIRIVRNYADVPLIFVDRHKLLQILINLLSNARHALVDSTQQDKCLTIHVQLAPGGERLLIGVTDNGVGIAPENLSRLFSQGFTTKKTGHGFGLHISALAADEMKGRLTCTSPGSGQGATFTLELPVKGEGV